The DNA window GAGACCATCACCCGCCGCTTGCGGCGGAACTCCACCCAGGGCCCGAGCGGCACCGCCACCACCGCGGCGACCGCCATGCCCGCGGCGGCCAGCACCGACACCTCGGTCGTCCCGGCGTCCAGAACGAGGATCGCGATCAGCGGGAACGCGTCGAAGGCGAGCCATGTGCCGAGCGCGCTGACCGCGTACGCCGCCCAGAGCCATCCGAACTGCCGCCCCAGCGATCGACTCGCCACCATCATCGGCGCACCCTCCCCCTCGCTCCCGCGGCCCGGACAGCCGGACGTCGACCAGCGCGATCAAAGCGAGCAGCACACCGGCGGGTCAAATATCCGGCGCGGCGCCGTCGAGCGCGGGCCGGACCCGGTCGGCGGGCTCCCGCAGCGCCGCGCGGAAGGCCGCCGTGACGCCGGTGTCGAGGAGCACCAGGGTCTCGCCGGTCGGGATGCCGCCTCCGCCGTAGGGTGAACCCCGCACGCGACGGGCAAGGAGCCGGAGGAGGCGGAGATGGCCGACATGACGCCGGCCGGGGCGACGGTCGACGCGGTGATGGCCGAGCTGGCCGGCCTCGAGGACCCCAAGGCACGCGCGGTCAACGAGAGGCACGGTGACGATCACGGTGTGAACCTCGGCAAGCTCCGCGCGCTCGCGAAGCGGCTGAAGACGCAGCAGGACCTCGCGTGCCGGCTCTGGGAGACGGACGACACCGCGGCGCGGCTCCTCGCGCTGCTGATCTGCCGCCCCAAGGCGTTCGGGCGCGACGAGCTGGACAGCATGCTGCGCGAGGCGCGCACGCCCAAGGTGCACGACTGGCTCGTGAACTACGTGGTGAAGAAGAGCCCGCACGCCGAGGAGCTGCGCGTGGCCTGGTCCGCCGACCCGGATCCGGTGGTCGCGAGTGCGGGCTGGGCGCTGACCACCGACCGCGTGGCGAAGAAGCCCGAGGGCCTCGACCTCGGGGGTCTGCTCGACGTCGTCGAGGCGGAGATGAAGGACGCCCCGGACCGCCTGCAGTGGGCGATGAACCACTGTCTGGCCCAGATCGGGATCGAGCACGCCCAGCACCGCGCCCGTGCGCTCGACATCGGCGAGCGCCTGGAGGTGCTCAAGGACTACCCGACGTCCCCGGGCTGCACGTCCCCCTTCGCACCGGTATGGATCACCGAGATGGTGCGCCGGCAGGCCTGAGCCCCTACGGGGGGTCCGCGGAGCCGCTCAGCGCAGTACGGCCGACAACAGGTCGGAGCCCAGCGCCGTCAGGTCGGGCACGTTGAGGGTGTAGCGGACGTAACGGCCGTCGCGCCGGCCCGTGAGCAGGCCCGCGCGGCGCAGGACGGCCAGGTGGCGCGACACCTCCGGGGCCGAGAGCTCCCAGGCGTGGGCCAGCTCACCGGTGGTGTGCGGACCACGGGCCAGGGTGCGCAGCAGCCGCAGCCGCACCGGATGGGCGAGCGCCTCCAGCCGCAGCGTGACGGTCTCCAGTGACACCGGCTCCGCGGGACCCGGCTCGGCCACGGGGTACTGCACCACCGGCTGCCACCCGGGCGCGTGGACCGCCACCAGGTGCGGGCGGTTGAACACACTGGGAATGAAGGTGACCCCGGCGCCGCGGGCGGCGGTCGCCTTGTCCTGCAGCTTGTCCACGATGATGCAGTCGCCGTCCGGGGCCAGGGTGACCGCGCCGGATACCGCCGCGAGCGCCGCCCCGATGCCCTGGCGCTTGAGCAGGTCGTTCTTCAGGCGCAGGTCGGTGGCGAGCCGCACGGCGACGCCCGTCCAGGCGGCGTCGAAGAAGGCCTCGGCGTACTGTTCGAGGGTGTGGCGCACCCGCTCCCGCACGGCGGCCGGGTCGGCGAGCAGCCGTTCCGCGAAGGCCTCCTGCCGCGCGCCGCGTGCTTGGGCCAGGTCCAGGGCCCGCTCGCGCGCCGTCGCGTCGGTGAGCGGGGACGGCGCGGCGAAGTGGACCCGGTTGCCGCCGCAGGTGGTGACGAGCGCGGCGGTCACGTACGTCTCGTCGTCGATCCGGTCCACGTCGTCCAATTCCTCGGCGAGGGTGGGCCGGGGCCGGGCGGGGAGCAGGAAGTCGGCCTGTGAGGAACGCCAGAGGAACTCCGCCTCCCGCAACCGCTCGGCCAGCTCCGGGGGCAGCCCGGCCCAGACCTCCCCGGCCCAGCCGGCGTGCCGCGGATGGTGCCCGGGTTCGGCCAGCACGTGCAGCATCGCCGTCAGCTCGGCCAGCGGGGAGGCGGCGAACCGCAGTTGCCCCGATCGCGGGCCGCTGATGTCGATCCTCAACGTCACCCCCTCATCATCGCCGACCGGAGGGCCGGCGACGGCGTCGATTGACGGACACCGTCAACCCGCGCGGCCGTTCCGGGGACCGAACGCAGGGTGGGCGCCATGGCAACCACCACCAAGATCCGTCCCCGTGCCCTCCTGCGGGCCTCCGGGGGCCCGCGCTACGCCGTCGCCCTGGCCGTGGACGCGCTCGGAACCGGCCTGCTGCGGCCCTTCCTGCTGATCTACGGCGTGACGGTGCTGCGGCTGTCCGCGCCGGCCACCGGCATCGCCATGACGGCCGGGGTCGTCGTGGGGCTGGTGTGCATGCCCGCGGTGGGCCGGTGGCTGGACCGGGGGGCGCGCAGCAGGGTCGTGGCGGCCTCGATGCTGGTGAGGGCGGTGGGCGTGGCGCTGCTGCTGGCCACCCCGACGGGGCACGTCTGGCTGTTCGCGACGGCCGCGCTCTTCCTGGGCGCCGGCAACCAGGCGTGGCCGGCCGCCCACGCTGCCCTCGTGGCCACCGTCGCCCACGGCCGGGAGCGCGATGCCGCTCTCGCGGGCGGCCGCGCCCTGCGCAACGCCGGGCTGGGCGTGGGCGCCCTCCTCGCCACCGTATGCCTGGCGGGCGGTACCAGCGCACTGCAGGCGCCGGCAGCCGTCACCGGGCTCGCCTACCTCACCGCGGCGGCCCTGGCCTGGTCGGTCCACGTCCGCGCGGATCCGGCAGCCGCCACCGCGGCCGACGGCACGGACGCCGGGCCGGCGCCCCGGACGCGGGCGCTGCTGGGGGCCAACGTGATCTACGTCTTCTGCCTCAACGTGCCCGAAATCGCGCTCCCGCTGGTTCTGTTGACGCAGCTGGACGCCTCCCCGGTGTGGGCGGCGGCCATCTTCGTGGCCAACACGGTGCTGGTGGTCACCCTGCAGGTTCCGGTCACCGTCCTGCTGTCGCGTTTCTCCCGGCGGACCGTGCTGGCCTTCGCCGGCGTGGTACTCGCCGTGTCCTACCTCGGCTTCCTTGCGGCCACCTCCCTGGGGCCCGGCTGGGGTGCCCCGGCCGTCGCCGCGGTGGCCGTGGTCTGCACCCTCGGCGAGATCGTCTACGCCGGCAGCGCCACCGCGCTCGTCACCGCCCTCGCCCCGGCCCATGCCCTGGGACGCACCCTCGCCCGCTTCGAACTCTCCTCGGGCTTCGGCCTCGCCGTCTCCCCGGCGGCCATCACCGCTCTCGCCCCCCACGGCCCGGCCGCCCTCTGGGGCAGCCTCGCCGCCGCGACGCTGCTCTCCGCCGGCGCCGTCGCCACCGAGAAGGACCCGGAGCAGCCCGTACCGCCGCCGGCCGGCCCCCGCTCTCCCACGACCGCCGGGACCCCACTGGATCAGCCCGAGGCAAATAAACCGCTCCTGCGGCCGGTCCCACGCGTGGCGACGGGCGCCGCGGTTTATCCGGGCCTCCGATGTCATACCGGCCGCATCCCCGGGCAGAAGCGGATATGACTCACAGGAAGAGGTGGACATGAACACCGCAAAAATCGCCTACCGGCCTGTGGGGCTCGCCCTCGGCGCCGCGAGCGGTCTCGCCGCAGGCATGGTCTTCAAACAGGCGTGGAAGATCATCGGCCACCAGGACGACGCCCCCGACGCCATGGACGAGAACCGTTCCTGGCGCGAGATCCTTCTCGCCGCCGCGATCCAGGGCGCGGTCTTCGCGGCCGTCAAGGCCGCTGTCGACCGCGCCGGGGCGACCGGCGTGCGACGCCTCACCGGGACGTGGCCGGCTTGACGGGAATTCCTTTCCCTCTTGATATGTACTGATTCATGCCGCGAATGCGGGGCAGCCGAGCGCGAGACGGAACGCATTCGCCGTCATGCAGGGCACGGAAAGCTCTGATTCACCGGAGGAGTTGTTTTCGCGTGACCGAGAACGTGTGGAGTTACAGGCCGGCGGCAGGTCGTCTGCCCGGCACCGACCTCACCGGTTACAAGGTCGAGGCCGCCGACGGCGGCATCGGCAAGGTCGACAAGCACTCGGACGAAGTCACCGACGCCTACCTGGTCGTCGACACGGGCGTGTGGATCTTCGGAAAGGAAGTGCTGCTGCCCGCCAGCACGGTCGTCAGCATCGATCCCGAGGAAGAGCGGATCTACGTCGACCGGACCAAGGACCAGATCAAGGCCGCCCCCGAATTCCACCGGGAGAGCCACCTCGACGACGCGGCGTACCGGGCGGAACTGGGCTCCTACTACGGCGTCGGCGGCACCTTCGGCCGGTTCTGACGACTGCGGCCCGCCCCGTGCCGCGCGGCCCCGGACCCCCGCGGGGGGCCGGGGCCGCGCGTCTGGGCCGTCGTCCTCGGCATCCGGAAGCGGGCCCGTACCCCGGGGCGCCGCTCAACCCGGTGACGGCGCCGGCGCGGGCGGCCGCGCCCGCGGGCCGCGCGCCGGTCGCCGACGTAGCCTGGCGGCATGCGTGAGCACGATCTTGTCGTCATCGGTGCGGGATCCGGCAACGCCGTCATCGACGATTCGTTCGCCGGTCTCGACGTGGCCGTCGTCGAGGAGAGGTGGTTCGGCGGGACCTGTCTGAACGCGGGCTGCATCCCGAGCAAGATGCTCGTCTACACGGCGCACGTGGCCCGGACCGTCAGCGAGGCCGGCACGTACGACGTCGACGCGGAACTGTCGGCCGTGCGCTGGCGGGCGATGCGGGACCGGGTGTTCGGGCGCCTGGACGCCGAGCGCGAAGAGGGCCGCCGAGCCCGCCGGGAAGCGGACTTCGTCACCGTGTACGAGGGGACGGCGCGCTTCACCGGACCGCGGGAACTGCGGATCGAGGGCCCCGACGGCGCCGTCGACATCAAGGCCCGGCAGATCGTCATCGCCGTCGGCGGCCGCCCTTCGGTGCCCCCGCCCGTCCTCGACTCCGCGCTGCCCTACGAGACCTCCGACACGGTCATGCGGATCGACGCCCCGCCCCGCCGCCTGGCCGTCCTCGGCGGCGGGTACGTCGCGGCGGAACTCGCGGAGGTGTTCGCCGCCGCCGGCAGTTCCGTCGTCATCGTCGAGAAGGAGAAGCGGCTGCTCGGCCCCCAGGACGAGACGGTCGCCGAACGGTTCACCGAACTGGCCCGTGCCCGCCACGACCTCAGACTGGGCCGCGAGGTCACCGCGGTCGCCGGCCGTCCGGGCGCGCTGCGGCTGGGCCTCGACGACGGTTCGACGGTCGAGGCGGACATGCTGCTCGTGGCCGTGGGCCGCGTGCCCAACAGCGACCGGCTGAACCTCGAAGCCGCCGGTGTCGCCACCCACGACGACGGCCGCATCGTCGTCGACGCACACCAACGCACCACCGCGGAGGGCGTCTTCGCGCTCGGGGACGTGTGCACCCCGGTACCGCTCAAGCACGTCGCCAACCGCGAGGCGCAGGTCGTCGCGCACAACCTCCGCCACCCCGACGACCTGATCGAGGCCGACCACGAGCTGGTGCCGGCGGCCGTGTTCACCCGCCCCCAGATCGCCTCGGTCGGCGCCACCGAGCAGGAGTGCCGAGACCGGGGGCTGGACATCGTGGTGGGCGAGGCGCGGTACGCCGACGTCGCCTACGGCTGGGCGATGGAGGACACCACCGGCTTCTGCAAGGTCCTCGCCGAACGGGGCACCGGCCGCCTGCTCGGCGCCCACCTCATGGGCCCGCAGGCCCCCGCCCTCATCCAGCCCCTCGTCCTCGCGATGACCCTGGGCATCGACGCGGCCACCCTCGCCAAGTCCCCGTACTGGATCCACCCGGCGCCCACCGAGCTCGTCGAGAACGCCCTGCTCGACCTCGACCTCGACCTCTGGCCCCGCGCGTGAGCGGGCCCGGTCGGGACACAAGCGCGATGTGCTGAAAATACTTGTGGTTGCCGTCCTCGGCTCGCTCGCGGCGGGCGCCGCGCTCGCCACCGCCCTGGTCTCGCCCTGGTGGTCGGCGGCGGCCGCCCCGCTGCTCCTGCTCGCTCTGCTGGCCGTCCACGACGTCGTGCAACGACAGCACTCCGTCCTGCGGAACTACCCCGTGTTCGGACATCTCCGCTTCGTGATGGAAGCACTGCGGCCCGAACTCCAGCAGTACTTCATCGAGCGGAACTTCGACGGCCGCCCCTTCGACCGAGACACCCGCAGCATCGTCTACGAACGCGCCAAGGGCACCGACGCGGAGGAGCCCTTCGGCACCGAACTCGACCTCTACCGGTCCGGCAGCGAATACCTCGTCCCGTCCATGGCGCCCCGGCCGGTGAGCACCGCCGCGCCCCGGGTCCGCATCGGTGGCCCCGACTGCACCCGGCCCTACGACATGGCGCTGCTCAACGTCTCGGCGATGAGCTTCGGCTCGCTGTCGGCCAATGCCGTACTCGCGCTCAACACCGGCGCGCGGCTCGGCGGCTTCGCCCACGACACCGGCGAGGGCGGCCTGTCGGACTACCACCTTCGCCCCGGCGGGGACCTCGTCTGGGAGATCGGCACCGGCTACTTCGGCTGCCGGACCGACGAAGGCGGGTTCGACGAGCGGAAGTTCGCCGAGAAGGCGGCGTACGAGCAGGTCAAGTGCGTGCTGCTGAAGGTCAGCCAGGGAGCCAAACCCGGCATGGGAGGCGTTTTGCCGGGTGCCAAGGTGAACGCGGAGATCGCGAAGGTCCGCGGCGTGCCGCAGGGCCGGACCGTCCTCTCGCCGCCCTTCCACCGCGTGTACTCCACCCCGCGCGAGCTGGTGCGCTTCCTGGCCCGGATGCGCGAGCTCGCCGGCGGCAAGCCCGTCGGGTTCAAGCTGTGCGTCGGATCGCGCCGCGAGTTCCTGGCTGTGTGCAAGGCCATGCTGGAAGAGGGCAGCACCCCGGACTTCATCGTCGTCGACGGCGCGGAGGGCGGCACGGGCGCGGCGCCGCTGGAGTTCGTGGACAACGTCGGCCTGCCCCTCGGGGAAGGACTGATGGCCGTGCACAACGCACTCGTGGGCTGCGGGCTGCGCGACCGCGTCCGCATCGGCGCCAGCGGCAAGGTCGCCACCGGAAGCGACCTCGTCAAACGCCTGCTCCAGGGAGCCGACTACACCAACGCCGGCCGCGCCATGATGTTCGCGATCGGCTGCATCCAGGCCCAGCGCTGCCACACCAACACCTGCCCCGTCGGCGTCGCCACTCAGGACGAGCGGCGCGCCCGCGCCGTCGACGTCCCCGACAAGTCGCAGCGCGTACGCCGCTACCAGGAGGCCACGGTCAAGAGCGCCCTCCAGATCATGGCCTCCATGGGGGTCGACGACCCGCGCGGGCTCGGCCCCCACATGCTGCTCCACCGGGTCGACCCGCACACCGTCCGCTCCTACGCCGAACTCCACACCTGGCTCACCCCCGGCCAGCTGCTCGCATCGCCCCCCGCCGACTGGGCATGCGACTGGCAGGCGGCCGACCCGGACCGCTTCACGCACTGAACACGGCCCCCGCACCACGGGGCCGCACCGCACCGAAAGGGCACTTCCTGTGGCACGTACCGTCGCCCACGTCATCGTCGACTCGCTCAAGGAACTGGGCGTCCAGCACGTCTTCGGCGTCGTCGGAGACGCCCTGAACCCACTGACCGACGCGATCCGCACCACCGACGGCCTGGAGTGGGTCGGCTGCCGGCACGAGGAGGCCGCGGCCTTCGCCGCCGGAGCGCAGTCCCAGCTCTCCGGCACCCTCGGCGTGTGCATGGGCACGGTGGGGCCGGGCTCCGTACACCTCCTGAACGGTCTCTACGACGCCGCCAAGAGCCGTGCCCCCGTCCTCGCCATCTGCGGGCAGGTACCCCTGGCCGAGATCGGCAGCGACTACTTCCAGGAAGTCGACAACGACCTGCTCTTCCGCGACGTGGCCGTCTACCGCGCCACCGTCACCTCCCCGGAGCAGATGCCGCGGATGCTGGAATCCGCCGTACGCGCCGCCATCAGCCAGGGCGGGGTGGCGGTCCTGACCGTACCCGGTGACCTGGGCGACCAGGAGCTGACCGAGGACCGCCCCACCCGGTTCGCCCTCGACCGCGCCGTCACCCGCCCGGACGATCCGGCCCTCGCCGAGGCCGCCGAACTCCTCAACTCCGCCTCCCGCGTCACCCTGCTCGTCGGCCGCGGTGCCCGCGACGCCCGCGCCGAGGTGCTCCGCACCGCCGAGCGGCTCACCGCACCCATGGTGCTCACCCTCAAGGCGAAGGAGGGGTTCGAGGACGGCAACGCCTTCCAGGTGGGCCAGACCGGGCTCATCGGCAACCCCGCTGCCGCCCACGCGCTCGACCACGGCGAGGCGCTCCTGATGCTGGGCACCGACTTCCCCTACCGCGACTGGTACCCGAAGGACTGCAAGGTCGTCCAGATCGACACCCGCGAGGAGAACCTCGGCCGCCGGGTGCCCGTGGACGTGGGCCTGTCCGGAGACGTGGGGGCGACGCTGCGGGCCCTGCTGCCGCTTCTGGAGGAGACGTCCGACCGGACGCACCTGGACGACGCGCGGGAACGGTTCACCCAGTGGCAGGAAGGCCAGCAGCGCCTCGCCGACCCGGCCCACGAACGCCGCTGGACCGGCAAGCTGCGGGCGGTCCTGGACAACAGGGACCACCAGATCCGCCCGGAGGCCCTGGCCGCCGCGGTGGACGCGTACGCGGCCGACGACGCCGTGTTCACGTCCGACACCGGTATGGCGACCGTCTGGCTCTCCCGCTTCGTCACGATGCGCGGCAGCCGGCGCCTGATCGGCTCCTACAACCTCGGCTCGATGGCCAACGCCATGCCCCAGGCGCTCGGGGCACAGCTGTGGGCGCCGGACCGCCAGATCGTCGCCTTCTGCGGCGACGGCGGCCTGAGCATGCTGCTGGGCGACCTCATGACGATCAAGACGTACCGACTGCCGGTGAAGCTGGTCGTCTTCGACAACCGCCGCCTGGGCATGGTCAAGCTCGAACAGGAGCAGGCCGGCCTGCCCGAGTTCGGCACGGAACTCGACAACCCCGACTTCGCCGCCGTCGCCACCGCCCTCGGCATCACCGGCATCCGCGTCACCGACCCGGCCGATCTCCACGACAGCGTGCGCAGGGCGCTGGAGACTCCGGGCCCGGTCCTGCTGGACGTCCTGACCAATCCCGAGGAGGTGGCCGTACCCGGCAAGCCGACCGTGAGCCAGGGGTGGGGCTTCGCCATCGCCAAGGTCAAGGAGATCCTTCCGAGCCGGGAAGGCTGACCGGGCACGCCGGATCCGGCGCGGGTGTTCCCGTTTCGCACGCGTGATCGGCCCATTGCCGGGTAACCGCGCGGTACCCCGCCGGGCAGGCAACGCCCGGCGGGCACACGGGCGTTGCGGGGCAGCGGCGAGCGCCGCGCCACCCGTACGAACGCGAAGCACTTGAGGGAGAGGGACCCCGATGACGACGGAGCCACGCGGCGATGTGCGCGTTCAGGAAACGGCCAGACGGGATGCCGGCGCGGACGGCCGCGACGAGACCGTGGACGAACGCGCGGACCGGCAGTGGCAGGAACTCATCCAGGAGATACGCGTCGCCCAGACCGGCGTCCAGATCCTCTTCGGATTCCTGCTCACGGTCGCCTTCACCCCCGCCTTCCACGGGCTCGCGCAGACCGACAAGACGATCTACATAGTGACCGTGCTGCTGGGCTCGCTGGCGACGGGCGCGCTGATCGGACCGGTCGCCCTCCACCGCATCGTCACGGGCCGCCGCATCAAACCGAAGGCGGTCGCCTGGGCCGGGCGCCTGACCCTGACTGGCCTCGTCCTGCTGCTGGCCACCTGCACCGCGGCGCTCTTCCTCGTCCTGCGGGTCGCCACCCACAACGCCATCGTGCCGTGGCTCGTGGGCGGCGTGCTGACCTGGTACCTGCTGTGCTGGTTCGCGCTGCCCCTGTGGGCCCGGATCCGCGAGACCACCGAGAACTGACGGCCGGGCCGTCTGAGAGCGATGCGGCGGGGTAGTCGCTGGAGACCATCACCGGAGGAGGCCGACATGACGGCGCACGAGAAGAACCGGCGTCACCCGCGCACCACCCCGTCCGAGGCGGTCGGGGAGAGCGGGGACCGCGAGGCCCGGCAGCAGGCGGACGACGCCGTCGTCCGGGGTTCGGGCGCGGACGACGCCGATGCCGGAGGCCATGAGGCCAAGCGCTCGCGCCCGGGCATCGGCCGCGAGGAACAGGTCGAGCCGGACCCCGACGGCAAGCGCCCGTCGGGCGGCGAAGACCACTGACAACGGCACCGAGCAGGCCTGCCACCCGCAGCCTGCTCCGCGGCCGCGTCCCCCGACAAGGAGTGATCTGCATGCGTACCGCAGAGGCCAGGGCCCTGGGCGTGGCCACCCTCGCATCCGGGGCGGCGGTCGCCTGGCGCCCCGGGCTGCTGGCACGCCCCTGCGGCTTGTCCGAGCAGGGCTCCTCGGCACTGCTGATCCGCGCCCTCGGAGTCCGGGACGCGGTCATCGGCGCCGCGATGGTGACGGTCCCCGCAGGTGTGGCGCTCCGCACCGCGGTCCTGTGCCGGGTCGCGGTCGACGCGGCGGACGCGCTGCTCTTCGGCACCTTCCTGGCTCGCCGCTCCGAGCGTGCCATGGCGGCCACGGCAGCCCTGACCTGGGCGGCGCTGTGCGGCTGGACACTGACCGGCGGCGACGACCGGTCGGTCGCGCCGCTCGTGGAGGACGCGGCCAACGTCGCCGTACGGGCCGCGCGGTCCGCCACGCGCGCGGATCTCTGACAACACCCCATGGACGCCCGCGCTCGGGGCCGGGCCGGCGCCGTCTCTCGGGTGAGGGGTGTAAGCGCTTCGATCAGGGGCAGCCGATGATCACGTGCGACCGGAAATCGCGAAAGGAACCGCTCATGCTCATGGCTCACCCGGCTGTCCTCTCCGGCCTCGTCGAACGCTACTGGGCCCTGTCGGTCCTGAGCGCCGAGAGCGGGAGCCCCGAAGCCCACGGCCGGCTGGAAGACGTGGCGGCCACCCTGTGCGTCGCGACCGGCACCTCGGACGTGCACGCCGCCCTGACCGCGGCCCGCTACCGGCTCCCCGGCGCGCGGACCTTCGACGACTCGATCCTCGGCCCCCGGCCGGCCACGCGGCACCGCACCCACGCCTGACCCGGCGGAGCGGGTGGGGCCCGGCCCGGCCAGGCCAGGCCCCCTACCGCCGGTCGCCCGCCAGGGCGCGGGTGCCCGGAGCACAGTGCTCGCGCAGCGCCGCCAGCTCGGCCGGGGGCAGGCGGCGGGACGCGCCGCGCCGGCCGCCGTCCAGAAGCGCGGCACCGGCGTCGAGCCACCGCGGGAGGGGCTCGACGCCGATGAACCGGGCCAGTCGCGTCAGCTCCTCGCGGGGCTCGTCGAGGAGGTCCTCGTAGGCGAGCGTGGTCCGCAGCGGCGCGGGCACCTCGCCGAGGCGGGCCACACCCCGGACGACGATGTCCGACCACAGCTCCGCGAAGCCGGCCGACGGCAGGTCGCGGTCCAGGACCAGCGCGGAATCGAAACGCTCCGCCAGCAGCTGCGACAGTTCGGGCGGCAAGGACCGGACCTGGTCCTCGGTCAGGTCCTCGACGCGCGCGGCGCCGGTCTGGGTGAGAATGTCCCGCAGCAGGAAGATCAACCGGTAGCCCGTGTGCCGGCTCATGGACAGCGCGCAGTCCGGCCCGTCCCGGAACAGGTGCACGAAGCGGGCCTGCGGGAAGGCCTGGCGCAGCAGCGGCACCCGCTCCAGTGAATAGCCCGACCGCTCCACCACCGCGCCGCGCCCGAAACGTGTGCACAGCAGGCCGAACAGGGCCTCGTAGTGGCCGGCGGCGGTTCGCTCCGGCCAGCCGCACACCTGCTTCTCCAGCTCGTCGAACAGGCCGTCCGGGTCGTCGGTCAGGTGCGGAAGCACCATCAGGGACAGGGCGGGGATGCCGGTGGTGTCCGTCGCGAAGCGCCCGGGGCGGCGCGGGTACACGAACTCCGGCATAGGCACCCCGCTGCGGATCATCCGCTCGAACAGCGGATTGGGGTCGGCCAGCAGTCGCCAGAACTCCGTGCCTCCCAGGGTGCCCGCCGGGAAGCCGCGGCTCTGCACCGACGACAGCAGCTCGTTCAGGCTGAGTACGTCCGGATGCGCGTTGACGATGCCCGACAGCGCGGTCGACCCACTGCGGCCCGTGCCCACAACGAACGTCAGCGTGCGCATGCCGGCAGTCCCCTTCGACGACGATCCGTACCGATCGCCACCAGGCTTCCCCGGGCCCGGCCATCCGACCCCTCGGGTCCGCGGCTCACCACCCGGGGGCGGGGTATCTCGGTGCCTTGCGGCGCACACGGGAAGCGGCGTACCCGGTCAGGGCCGGGAGGAACGTCGAGCCGAGCAGCAGCGGGACGAAACGGCCGGGTGCCGGGGCGGCCCCTCGCCCGGCTTGCAGGGCCGACGGCGGGGTGGGCCTGGCCGGGGTACGGCGCATTGTTGACACCTGCCGGACGGCGTGCGAAAAAGACTTCAGGGCGTGTTCGCCAACTGCTTCCTCGTCTGAGGTGCGCTTCTCCTCATGACCGGGCCGCCGCACCTGCCGGTGCCTTCGCCGGGGACGGGGTCGGGGCCGACGTCGCGTGCAACTCACCGTCTCCTGCCTGAGTCTCGTCGAACAGCGGGCACACCACCGCATATGTGAACGGACAACTCTGCCTTGACCATGATTCCCGGATCCCGTGTCCCCGGGCGGACCTGGACCGTCCGTCTGACCGGCCACGGCGACCACACCGTCTCCGTCAGCTGCAGCACCGAGGCGTGCCGCATGCCGCCCCGCTCCAAGGACACCGCCGCCATGCGCCGGTTCGCCGCCGAGCACGCACGCGCCCACGCCCGGCTCGCCACCGTGCGTCCCCACGCCGCGTGTGCCTGCGGGGCCGCCGAATGCGGATTCCACGAGGACACCAGAGCCTCCTGCACCGGCGCACCGCTCCTCGTCCTCATCCACAACCCGGCCGTCGGCCAGGTCTGGACCCT is part of the Streptomyces subrutilus genome and encodes:
- a CDS encoding thiamine pyrophosphate-dependent enzyme; translated protein: MARTVAHVIVDSLKELGVQHVFGVVGDALNPLTDAIRTTDGLEWVGCRHEEAAAFAAGAQSQLSGTLGVCMGTVGPGSVHLLNGLYDAAKSRAPVLAICGQVPLAEIGSDYFQEVDNDLLFRDVAVYRATVTSPEQMPRMLESAVRAAISQGGVAVLTVPGDLGDQELTEDRPTRFALDRAVTRPDDPALAEAAELLNSASRVTLLVGRGARDARAEVLRTAERLTAPMVLTLKAKEGFEDGNAFQVGQTGLIGNPAAAHALDHGEALLMLGTDFPYRDWYPKDCKVVQIDTREENLGRRVPVDVGLSGDVGATLRALLPLLEETSDRTHLDDARERFTQWQEGQQRLADPAHERRWTGKLRAVLDNRDHQIRPEALAAAVDAYAADDAVFTSDTGMATVWLSRFVTMRGSRRLIGSYNLGSMANAMPQALGAQLWAPDRQIVAFCGDGGLSMLLGDLMTIKTYRLPVKLVVFDNRRLGMVKLEQEQAGLPEFGTELDNPDFAAVATALGITGIRVTDPADLHDSVRRALETPGPVLLDVLTNPEEVAVPGKPTVSQGWGFAIAKVKEILPSREG
- a CDS encoding DUF6328 family protein encodes the protein MTTEPRGDVRVQETARRDAGADGRDETVDERADRQWQELIQEIRVAQTGVQILFGFLLTVAFTPAFHGLAQTDKTIYIVTVLLGSLATGALIGPVALHRIVTGRRIKPKAVAWAGRLTLTGLVLLLATCTAALFLVLRVATHNAIVPWLVGGVLTWYLLCWFALPLWARIRETTEN
- a CDS encoding DUF5133 domain-containing protein; this encodes MAHPAVLSGLVERYWALSVLSAESGSPEAHGRLEDVAATLCVATGTSDVHAALTAARYRLPGARTFDDSILGPRPATRHRTHA
- a CDS encoding sulfotransferase; this encodes MRTLTFVVGTGRSGSTALSGIVNAHPDVLSLNELLSSVQSRGFPAGTLGGTEFWRLLADPNPLFERMIRSGVPMPEFVYPRRPGRFATDTTGIPALSLMVLPHLTDDPDGLFDELEKQVCGWPERTAAGHYEALFGLLCTRFGRGAVVERSGYSLERVPLLRQAFPQARFVHLFRDGPDCALSMSRHTGYRLIFLLRDILTQTGAARVEDLTEDQVRSLPPELSQLLAERFDSALVLDRDLPSAGFAELWSDIVVRGVARLGEVPAPLRTTLAYEDLLDEPREELTRLARFIGVEPLPRWLDAGAALLDGGRRGASRRLPPAELAALREHCAPGTRALAGDRR